The Mycolicibacterium boenickei genome has a segment encoding these proteins:
- a CDS encoding resuscitation-promoting factor, whose protein sequence is MDALNRIHESRSPLLRGVVGALLVTLTAAGGYAVGSHKTVTLSVDGAPMTVTTMKSRVIDVVEENGFSVGDRDDLYPAADETVNQADTIVLRRSRPLELSLDGNDSKQVWTTASTVDEALAQLKMTDKAPAAASRGSRVPLGGMALPVVSAKTVRIDDGGKVQSVHLAAPNVAGLLAAAGAPLEQNDTVVPAASTPVTEGMQIQVTRMRIEKVTERVPLAPGNKRIEDPELNMSRKVVEDPGAPGTQDVTYAVAKVNGVETGRLPVANVVIDPARDGVLRVGAKPGTEVPPVTNGAAWDALSQCEAGGNWAINTGNGFYGGVQFDQNTWERQGGLRYAPRADLATREEQIAIATVTQARQGWGAWPVCSGRIGAR, encoded by the coding sequence ATGGACGCCCTCAACCGAATTCATGAATCCCGATCGCCGCTGCTGCGCGGCGTGGTCGGCGCCCTTCTGGTCACGCTCACCGCGGCCGGGGGATACGCCGTCGGATCGCACAAGACCGTGACGCTGAGCGTCGACGGTGCGCCGATGACGGTGACGACGATGAAGTCCCGGGTGATCGACGTCGTCGAGGAGAACGGATTTTCCGTAGGCGATCGCGATGATCTTTACCCCGCCGCCGACGAGACCGTGAACCAGGCCGACACCATCGTCCTGCGCCGCAGCCGGCCCCTGGAATTGTCGCTGGACGGCAATGACAGCAAGCAGGTGTGGACCACCGCCTCGACGGTGGATGAGGCCCTGGCGCAGCTGAAGATGACCGACAAGGCGCCGGCTGCGGCGTCCCGCGGCAGCAGGGTGCCGCTGGGCGGGATGGCACTGCCCGTGGTGAGCGCCAAGACGGTCCGGATCGACGACGGCGGCAAGGTGCAGTCGGTGCACCTGGCGGCCCCGAACGTGGCAGGTCTGCTCGCGGCCGCGGGTGCTCCGCTGGAGCAGAACGACACCGTGGTTCCGGCGGCATCGACACCGGTCACGGAGGGTATGCAGATCCAGGTGACCCGCATGCGGATCGAGAAGGTCACCGAACGGGTGCCGCTGGCCCCGGGCAACAAGCGCATCGAAGATCCCGAGCTGAACATGAGCCGCAAGGTCGTCGAGGACCCCGGCGCCCCGGGCACCCAGGACGTGACCTACGCGGTGGCGAAGGTGAACGGTGTGGAGACCGGCAGGTTGCCAGTAGCCAATGTCGTGATCGACCCGGCGCGCGACGGCGTGCTGCGGGTCGGAGCAAAGCCCGGCACCGAAGTTCCGCCGGTTACCAACGGGGCCGCCTGGGACGCCCTCTCGCAGTGTGAAGCGGGTGGTAACTGGGCCATTAACACCGGCAACGGGTTCTACGGCGGCGTCCAATTCGACCAAAACACCTGGGAGCGACAGGGTGGTCTGCGGTATGCTCCGAGGGCCGATCTGGCGACAAGAGAAGAGCAGATTGCGATTGCTACCGTGACACAGGCCCGGCAGGGATGGGGAGCTTGGCCAGTGTGTAGTGGGAGGATTGGGGCGCGCTGA
- the rsmA gene encoding 16S rRNA (adenine(1518)-N(6)/adenine(1519)-N(6))-dimethyltransferase RsmA, producing MTIRLLGRTEIRRLAKEIDFRPRKAFGQNFVHDANTVRRIVSASGIHRSDHVLEVGPGLGSLTLPLLDRGAKVTAVEIDPVLAKQLPATIADHSHSEINRLTVINQDILTLMPSDLTEQPTALVANLPYNVAVPALLHLLAEFPSIRTVMVMVQAEVAERLAAEPGGKDYGVPSAKVRFYGNVRRHGMVSPTVFWPIPRVYSGLVRIDRYETSPWPTDAAFRDEVFKLIDIGFAQRRKTSRNAFADWAGSGNESAERLLAASIDPSRRGETLGIADFVRLLQRAKEAEGEAAAGQSERDTART from the coding sequence CTGACTATTCGACTGCTCGGGCGGACCGAGATACGACGCTTGGCGAAAGAAATCGACTTTCGTCCACGCAAGGCCTTTGGCCAAAACTTCGTTCATGATGCCAACACTGTTCGGCGCATCGTGTCGGCCTCCGGGATTCACCGGAGCGACCATGTGCTGGAGGTCGGACCGGGCCTGGGGTCGCTGACCCTGCCCCTGTTGGACCGTGGCGCCAAGGTGACCGCAGTGGAGATCGATCCGGTGCTGGCCAAGCAATTGCCTGCCACCATCGCCGATCACTCGCACAGCGAGATCAACCGGCTCACCGTCATCAACCAGGACATCCTGACCCTGATGCCGTCTGATCTGACCGAACAGCCGACGGCGCTGGTGGCGAACCTGCCGTACAACGTGGCGGTTCCTGCGCTGCTGCATCTGCTGGCCGAGTTCCCGTCGATCCGGACGGTGATGGTCATGGTGCAGGCCGAGGTGGCCGAGCGACTGGCGGCCGAACCGGGCGGCAAAGACTACGGCGTCCCCAGTGCCAAGGTGCGTTTCTACGGAAACGTGCGCAGGCACGGCATGGTGTCGCCGACGGTGTTCTGGCCGATTCCGCGGGTGTACTCCGGACTGGTCCGCATCGACCGGTACGAGACGTCGCCGTGGCCGACGGACGCCGCGTTCCGCGATGAGGTGTTCAAGCTCATCGACATCGGATTCGCGCAGCGGCGCAAGACCTCCCGCAACGCGTTCGCCGATTGGGCGGGTTCGGGTAACGAGTCGGCGGAGCGGCTGCTGGCCGCCAGCATCGACCCGTCGCGCCGTGGTGAGACGCTCGGCATCGCCGACTTCGTGCGCCTGCTGCAGCGGGCCAAGGAGGCTGAGGGCGAGGCCGCGGCCGGCCAATCCGAACGCGACACGGCCCGCACCTAG
- a CDS encoding amino acid permease, which yields MSSAIEYDTSTLAHEDEGYHKGLKPRQLQMIAIGGAIGTGLFMGAGGRLHTAGPGLFIVYAVCGLFVFFILRALGELVLHRPSSGSFVSYAREFLGEKAAYVAGWMYFFNWACTSIVDVTAIALYMHYWGAFKAIPQWTIALIALVIVLTVNMISVKLFGEMEFWAALIKVVALVTFLIVGIVFLAGRFTVEGQDTGFSVIADNGGLLPTGPLQLVIVTSGVIFAYAAVELVGTAAGETENPAKVMPRAINSVIVRIALFYVGSLVLLALLLPYTSYQQGTSPFVTFFAKIGVPAAGDIMNFVVLTAALSSLNAGLYSTGRILRSMAMNGSAPGFTAKMTKRGVPFAGIALTAGFTVLGVFLNLVVPSEAFNIALDLSALGIIASWATIVICQIQLYRWSKKGILARPSFRLFGTPYTSYATLVFLIAVTALMCYENYWNLVALLVIVPALIAGWYLVRDRVTQMATERIGYTGNYPVVAETPLMDEFLDKDRAQD from the coding sequence ATGTCATCAGCAATCGAGTACGACACATCGACACTCGCCCATGAGGACGAGGGTTACCACAAAGGCCTCAAACCGCGACAGCTGCAGATGATCGCCATCGGCGGCGCGATCGGCACCGGACTCTTCATGGGGGCAGGCGGTCGGCTGCACACCGCCGGACCCGGGCTGTTCATTGTCTACGCGGTGTGCGGGTTGTTCGTCTTCTTCATCCTGCGCGCACTGGGTGAGCTTGTGCTGCACCGGCCTTCGTCGGGATCGTTTGTGTCTTACGCCCGGGAATTCCTCGGCGAGAAGGCGGCCTACGTCGCGGGCTGGATGTACTTCTTCAACTGGGCGTGCACCTCCATCGTCGATGTCACCGCCATCGCGCTCTACATGCACTATTGGGGCGCGTTCAAGGCCATTCCACAGTGGACCATCGCACTGATCGCCCTGGTTATCGTGCTGACCGTCAACATGATCTCAGTGAAACTCTTTGGTGAGATGGAGTTTTGGGCTGCCTTGATCAAAGTGGTAGCCCTGGTTACCTTTCTGATCGTCGGGATCGTGTTTCTGGCGGGCCGGTTCACCGTAGAAGGTCAGGACACCGGATTCTCTGTGATCGCCGACAACGGCGGGTTGCTGCCCACCGGGCCGCTACAGCTGGTGATCGTCACCTCGGGAGTGATATTCGCCTATGCCGCAGTAGAATTGGTTGGAACCGCCGCCGGCGAGACGGAGAATCCGGCGAAGGTCATGCCGCGGGCAATCAACTCGGTGATAGTACGGATCGCCTTGTTCTATGTCGGATCACTCGTTCTGCTGGCCCTACTGCTGCCGTACACCAGCTATCAGCAGGGCACCAGTCCGTTCGTGACGTTCTTCGCCAAGATCGGGGTACCCGCGGCAGGCGACATCATGAACTTCGTGGTTCTGACGGCGGCGCTGTCCAGCCTGAACGCCGGCCTGTACTCCACCGGGCGGATCCTGAGGTCGATGGCGATGAACGGCAGCGCCCCGGGCTTCACCGCGAAGATGACCAAGCGCGGCGTCCCGTTCGCCGGCATCGCACTCACCGCAGGGTTCACCGTGCTCGGGGTGTTCCTGAACCTCGTGGTGCCCTCAGAGGCGTTCAACATCGCGCTGGATCTCTCGGCGCTGGGCATCATCGCGTCCTGGGCCACCATCGTGATCTGCCAGATCCAGCTGTATCGATGGTCGAAGAAGGGCATCCTGGCGCGACCGTCGTTCCGGCTGTTCGGTACGCCGTACACCAGCTACGCCACCCTGGTGTTCCTGATCGCGGTGACGGCTCTGATGTGTTACGAGAACTATTGGAACCTGGTCGCACTGCTGGTGATCGTGCCGGCCCTGATTGCCGGTTGGTACCTGGTGCGCGATCGAGTGACGCAGATGGCCACCGAACGGATCGGCTACACCGGCAACTACCCCGTGGTGGCCGAGACGCCGCTCATGGACGAGTTTCTGGACAAGGACCGGGCCCAGGACTGA
- a CDS encoding serine/threonine-protein kinase, giving the protein MPSPEVIVAGYTAVEVVGRGGSAVVYRATSPEGGAVALKVLDEHHRGPTQQARLRREFDLAGQLDHPNIVSVYQAGPYWLAMELVTGGTISDLPALPVARDRLTALAQIADALDFAHRLGIVHCDVKPANILVDQPFSRAVLIDFGVAHSVAEDVAVRLSHDSGRLTLDPARKITRRGPEPAPQVQASLPYAAPELLTGRAPSAATDEYALACTTVELLTGSPPFAANTAISMIEQQLHQAPPRISRRAAWIPRAVDSILAKAMAKDPDRRYDSGREFIELITRALR; this is encoded by the coding sequence GTGCCCTCACCCGAGGTGATCGTCGCGGGATACACCGCGGTGGAAGTCGTGGGACGCGGCGGCTCAGCGGTGGTCTACCGGGCCACGAGCCCCGAAGGCGGCGCCGTCGCGCTCAAGGTTCTCGATGAACACCACCGCGGGCCCACCCAGCAGGCCCGGCTGCGGCGGGAGTTCGATCTCGCCGGCCAGCTCGACCATCCCAACATCGTCAGCGTCTACCAGGCCGGGCCGTACTGGCTGGCGATGGAGCTGGTTACCGGCGGAACCATCAGCGACCTGCCGGCCCTGCCGGTCGCGCGGGATCGGCTCACCGCGTTGGCCCAGATCGCGGATGCCCTCGATTTCGCCCACCGCCTCGGAATCGTGCACTGCGATGTGAAACCCGCCAACATTCTTGTCGATCAACCATTTTCGAGGGCAGTGCTGATCGACTTCGGCGTCGCTCACTCGGTGGCCGAGGATGTCGCGGTCCGGCTCTCCCACGACAGTGGCCGACTCACCCTGGACCCGGCCCGCAAGATCACCCGGCGAGGCCCGGAACCCGCCCCACAGGTCCAAGCCTCACTGCCCTACGCGGCACCCGAGTTGCTCACCGGTCGCGCCCCTTCGGCAGCCACCGACGAGTACGCGCTGGCCTGCACCACCGTCGAACTACTCACGGGCTCCCCGCCGTTTGCAGCAAACACCGCAATCAGCATGATCGAGCAACAATTACACCAGGCGCCACCCCGGATCTCGCGGCGCGCGGCTTGGATTCCGCGTGCGGTCGATTCGATATTGGCCAAAGCGATGGCCAAAGATCCTGATAGACGCTATGACTCAGGTAGAGAGTTCATCGAACTGATCACCCGGGCATTACGCTAG
- a CDS encoding 4-(cytidine 5'-diphospho)-2-C-methyl-D-erythritol kinase, whose amino-acid sequence MSASDGSTASEWVPTGSVTVRVPGKVNLYLAVGDVRDDGYHDLTTVFHAVSLLDEVTVRNADMLSLTVAGEGVESVPTDERNLAWRAAELMAEHVGRSPDVAISIEKSIPVAGGMAGGSADAAAVLVAMNTLWELGVPRRDLHALAARLGSDVPFALHGGTALGTGRGEELATVLARSTFHWVLAFAHKGLSTPKVFGELDRLRADTSTGGPPRAEEPEPVLAALASGDPAELAALLGNDLQPAALSLYPELRRTLRAGVEAGALAGIVSGSGPTCAFLCPSSTSAVDVGAELAGAGVCRTVRVASGPVSGARVVPEPSTSA is encoded by the coding sequence GTGTCAGCATCCGACGGCAGTACCGCGTCCGAGTGGGTCCCCACCGGCTCTGTCACCGTGCGCGTCCCCGGCAAGGTGAACCTGTACCTGGCCGTCGGAGATGTACGCGACGACGGTTACCACGACCTCACCACGGTGTTCCATGCCGTGTCGCTGTTGGACGAGGTAACGGTGCGCAACGCCGACATGTTGTCGCTGACGGTCGCGGGGGAGGGCGTGGAGTCGGTGCCCACCGATGAGCGCAACCTGGCCTGGCGCGCCGCCGAGCTGATGGCCGAGCACGTGGGCCGGTCGCCGGACGTGGCGATCAGCATCGAGAAGTCGATCCCGGTGGCCGGCGGCATGGCCGGCGGCAGCGCCGATGCCGCCGCGGTCCTGGTGGCGATGAACACGCTGTGGGAGCTCGGCGTGCCCCGGCGGGATCTGCATGCGTTGGCCGCCCGGTTGGGCAGCGACGTCCCGTTCGCGCTGCACGGCGGCACGGCGCTGGGCACAGGCCGCGGTGAGGAGCTAGCCACGGTGCTGGCCCGCAGCACCTTCCACTGGGTGCTGGCATTCGCGCACAAGGGTCTTTCCACCCCGAAGGTGTTCGGCGAGCTGGATCGGCTGCGCGCGGACACCTCGACCGGAGGCCCGCCGCGCGCCGAGGAACCCGAGCCCGTGCTGGCCGCGCTGGCGTCCGGGGATCCGGCCGAACTGGCCGCCCTGCTGGGCAATGACCTTCAGCCGGCAGCGCTGAGCCTGTATCCGGAGCTGCGCCGGACCTTGCGCGCCGGGGTGGAGGCCGGTGCGCTGGCCGGCATCGTGTCCGGATCCGGTCCGACGTGTGCGTTCCTGTGCCCGTCGTCGACGTCGGCGGTCGACGTCGGCGCGGAGCTGGCCGGGGCCGGTGTGTGCCGCACGGTGCGGGTGGCCAGCGGTCCGGTGAGTGGGGCCAGGGTCGTCCCCGAGCCCTCCACCTCGGCCTGA
- a CDS encoding fatty acyl-AMP ligase, giving the protein MSRFTEKMFRNARESKRGMVTGEPHEPVRHTWGEVHERARRIAGGLAAAGIGHGDAVGVLAGFPVEIAPTAQGVWMRGASLTMLHQPTPRTDLAVWAEDTMNVIGMIEADAVIVSEPFLVAIPVLEEKGIKVVKIADLLAADPIDPVETGEDDLALMQLTSGSTGSPKAVQITHRNIHSNAEAMFIGAEYDVDKDVMVSWLPCFHDMGMVGFLTIPMYFGAELVKVTPMDFLRDTLLWAKLITKYKGTMTAAPNFAYALFAKRLRRQAKPGEYDLSTLRFALSGAEPVEPADVEDLLDAGKPFGLPESAILPAYGMAETCLAVSFSPCNAGLVVDEVDADLLAALRRAVPATKGNTKRLASLGPLLKDLEARVVDEHGDVMPARGVGVIELRGESLTPGYITMGGFLPAQDEHGWYDTGDLGYITEEGNIIVCGRVKDVIIMAGRNIYPTDIERAAGRVEGVRPGCAVAVRLDAGHSRETFAVAVESNAWQDPAEVRRIEHQVAHEVVSEVDMRPRNVVVLGPGSIPKTPSGKLRRANSVSLVT; this is encoded by the coding sequence GTGAGCAGATTCACCGAGAAGATGTTCCGCAACGCTCGGGAGAGCAAGCGTGGCATGGTGACCGGCGAGCCGCATGAGCCGGTTCGCCACACCTGGGGTGAGGTTCACGAGCGGGCCCGGCGGATCGCGGGCGGCCTGGCCGCCGCCGGAATCGGCCACGGCGACGCGGTCGGTGTGCTGGCCGGTTTCCCGGTGGAGATCGCGCCGACGGCGCAGGGCGTGTGGATGCGGGGCGCGAGCCTGACCATGCTGCACCAGCCGACCCCGCGCACCGACCTGGCCGTGTGGGCCGAAGACACCATGAACGTGATCGGCATGATCGAGGCCGACGCCGTCATCGTCTCCGAGCCGTTCCTGGTGGCCATCCCGGTGCTCGAAGAAAAAGGCATCAAGGTCGTCAAGATCGCCGACCTGCTGGCCGCCGACCCGATCGACCCGGTGGAGACCGGCGAGGACGATCTGGCGCTGATGCAGCTGACGTCGGGGTCGACCGGGTCGCCCAAGGCCGTCCAGATCACGCACCGCAACATCCACTCCAACGCCGAGGCGATGTTCATCGGTGCGGAGTACGACGTCGACAAGGACGTCATGGTGAGCTGGCTGCCCTGCTTCCACGACATGGGCATGGTCGGCTTCCTGACCATCCCGATGTACTTCGGCGCCGAGCTCGTCAAGGTCACGCCGATGGACTTCCTGCGCGACACCTTGCTGTGGGCCAAGCTCATCACCAAGTACAAGGGCACCATGACCGCGGCGCCCAACTTCGCCTATGCGCTGTTCGCCAAGCGGTTGCGCCGTCAGGCCAAGCCGGGCGAGTACGACCTGTCCACGCTGCGGTTCGCGCTCTCGGGTGCCGAGCCGGTGGAGCCGGCCGATGTCGAGGACCTGCTCGACGCGGGCAAGCCCTTCGGTCTTCCGGAGTCGGCGATCCTGCCGGCCTACGGCATGGCCGAGACCTGCCTCGCGGTGTCGTTCTCCCCGTGCAACGCGGGCCTGGTGGTCGACGAGGTCGACGCCGACCTGCTGGCCGCGCTGCGCCGCGCCGTGCCCGCCACCAAGGGCAACACCAAGCGGCTGGCCTCACTCGGCCCGCTGCTGAAGGACCTCGAGGCCCGCGTCGTCGACGAGCACGGTGATGTGATGCCCGCTCGCGGCGTCGGCGTCATCGAGCTGCGGGGCGAATCGCTGACCCCCGGCTACATCACCATGGGCGGTTTCCTGCCGGCCCAGGACGAGCACGGCTGGTACGACACCGGCGACCTCGGCTACATCACCGAAGAGGGCAACATCATCGTGTGTGGTCGCGTCAAGGACGTGATCATCATGGCCGGGCGCAACATCTACCCGACGGACATCGAACGAGCGGCCGGCCGCGTCGAGGGCGTGCGCCCCGGCTGTGCCGTCGCGGTGCGTCTGGACGCCGGACATTCGCGTGAGACCTTCGCCGTCGCGGTGGAGTCCAACGCGTGGCAGGATCCGGCCGAGGTCCGCCGGATCGAGCATCAGGTGGCTCACGAGGTGGTCTCCGAGGTCGACATGCGTCCGCGCAATGTCGTGGTGCTCGGACCCGGCAGCATCCCGAAGACTCCGTCGGGCAAGCTGCGCCGCGCCAACTCGGTCTCCCTGGTCACCTAG
- a CDS encoding DUF4189 domain-containing protein — MLFAIRTWRLPCAGIKCNDSAVNLPFVHAMFAYSVAETTFEERIGMAKSRWVSAILGAGVIAAGITAGTAWAGGPGGYVEDPEDIFAAVGTGEFVDTIAGFTATGDTSEEASAAVIAACQSAGGVECTADEVTNDNLCIVSVASDSNHVVAGGAGATVEAARQDAFNKAAANNTPLDADSPVVVSACP; from the coding sequence GTGCTTTTCGCGATACGGACGTGGCGATTACCCTGTGCCGGCATCAAATGCAATGACAGCGCAGTCAATTTGCCCTTCGTTCACGCAATGTTTGCGTATTCTGTCGCGGAAACCACTTTTGAAGAGAGGATCGGAATGGCCAAATCCCGATGGGTTTCGGCGATCCTCGGCGCGGGCGTTATTGCTGCCGGGATTACCGCGGGCACCGCGTGGGCGGGTGGTCCCGGTGGTTATGTCGAGGACCCCGAAGATATTTTTGCCGCTGTCGGCACGGGCGAATTCGTCGACACCATAGCGGGTTTCACCGCTACCGGTGATACGAGCGAAGAGGCCTCGGCGGCGGTCATCGCGGCCTGCCAGAGCGCTGGAGGTGTGGAGTGCACCGCTGACGAGGTGACCAACGACAACCTCTGCATCGTGTCCGTCGCGAGCGACAGCAATCACGTGGTGGCCGGCGGTGCCGGTGCGACGGTCGAGGCCGCTCGTCAGGATGCGTTCAACAAGGCCGCGGCGAACAACACCCCGCTCGATGCGGATTCCCCTGTCGTCGTATCGGCCTGCCCGTGA
- a CDS encoding DUF6611 family protein, whose protein sequence is MDAIRLLSPLLDGSRAWGCVQVRPGRFGITYYRLVVYPPGLSTSERRFVRLARGWPLWGMFLWLLCQLWLGGQMSPWPAFGVSTAVFLAAGAVALGLSGSAFHGVRTLSATTMAGCDDPGSAAARERLVVLAVELLHADECLARGDITAVDHELIWWRVYNRMCADKPANTQHSN, encoded by the coding sequence ATGGACGCGATCCGACTACTGAGTCCATTGCTCGACGGCTCTCGGGCGTGGGGTTGTGTGCAGGTCAGGCCCGGCCGCTTCGGCATCACCTACTACCGGCTTGTGGTGTACCCGCCCGGCCTGAGTACCTCCGAACGCCGCTTCGTCCGACTGGCCCGGGGCTGGCCGCTGTGGGGAATGTTCCTGTGGCTGCTGTGCCAGCTGTGGCTGGGCGGGCAGATGTCGCCGTGGCCTGCCTTCGGAGTGTCCACTGCGGTGTTCCTCGCCGCCGGAGCGGTGGCGCTCGGCCTGTCCGGCAGCGCATTCCACGGCGTGCGAACGCTGAGCGCGACGACGATGGCCGGCTGTGACGATCCCGGATCCGCAGCGGCCCGCGAGCGCCTGGTCGTGCTGGCCGTCGAGCTCTTACACGCCGACGAGTGCCTCGCCCGCGGCGACATCACCGCCGTCGACCACGAGCTGATCTGGTGGCGGGTCTACAACCGGATGTGCGCCGACAAGCCGGCAAACACCCAGCACAGCAACTGA
- a CDS encoding 4Fe-4S binding protein: protein MTPKLPPRLADHPTVRAVRARSEAPVPDVIDADWLRTLCLDAGVDDVAFAGVDDPALASEREHVEAALPGVRSYISLVVKMNRDNVRSSTRSVANQEFHRSGEIINEAAHRITRALEDAGHRAVNPSATFPMEMDRYPGRIWVVAHKPVAVASGLGVMGIHRNVIHPRFGNFILLATILVGTPISSYGVPLDYSPCLECKLCVAACPVGAIGKDGEFDFLACSVHNYREFMGGFTDWVQTIADSDDAADFRSRVSDSENASMWQSLSFKANYKAAYCLAVCPAGEDVIEPYLDDRKEFMDRVLKPLQDKRETLYVLPNSAAKAHAEKRYPHKTVKVVDSGIRGV, encoded by the coding sequence ATGACGCCGAAGCTCCCGCCACGACTGGCCGACCACCCGACTGTGCGCGCGGTGCGCGCCCGTTCGGAGGCTCCGGTGCCGGACGTGATCGACGCCGACTGGCTGCGCACGTTGTGCCTGGACGCCGGGGTCGACGACGTCGCCTTCGCCGGTGTGGACGACCCCGCCCTGGCCTCCGAGCGCGAGCACGTCGAGGCCGCGCTGCCAGGTGTTCGCAGCTACATCTCGCTCGTGGTGAAGATGAACCGCGACAACGTGCGCTCGTCCACCCGCAGCGTGGCCAACCAGGAGTTCCACCGCAGCGGGGAGATCATCAACGAGGCTGCCCACCGGATCACCCGTGCGCTGGAGGATGCCGGCCACCGCGCGGTGAATCCCTCGGCCACCTTCCCGATGGAGATGGACAGATATCCGGGGCGGATCTGGGTGGTGGCGCACAAGCCCGTCGCGGTGGCCTCGGGGCTGGGGGTGATGGGCATCCATCGCAACGTGATCCACCCGAGATTCGGCAACTTCATCCTGCTGGCCACCATCCTGGTCGGCACGCCGATCAGCAGTTACGGGGTGCCGCTGGACTATTCCCCGTGCCTGGAATGCAAGCTGTGCGTGGCGGCCTGCCCGGTCGGGGCAATCGGTAAGGACGGCGAGTTCGACTTCCTGGCCTGCTCGGTGCACAACTACCGCGAGTTCATGGGTGGGTTCACCGACTGGGTACAGACCATCGCCGACAGCGACGATGCCGCCGACTTCCGGTCCCGGGTCAGCGATTCGGAGAACGCGTCGATGTGGCAGAGCCTGTCCTTCAAGGCCAATTACAAGGCGGCGTACTGCCTGGCGGTGTGCCCGGCGGGGGAGGACGTCATCGAGCCCTACCTCGACGACCGCAAGGAGTTCATGGACCGGGTGCTCAAACCCCTGCAGGACAAGCGCGAAACGCTGTACGTGCTGCCGAACTCGGCGGCCAAGGCACACGCCGAGAAGCGGTACCCGCACAAGACCGTCAAGGTGGTGGACAGCGGAATCCGCGGTGTCTGA
- a CDS encoding metallophosphoesterase, producing the protein MATQQGDFRLWAFGDAHVGTDRQSGRESLAEAIRQSEFGGAQGGPPFDWDIAVDVGDMSGAHHSLPDDAEGREVRRQFSALRKHRREDVYSVCGNHDRSGLSEPDAWWWQKWIDPLGLHTAHSGVEADARPYAVTGTWERYSFRVGNLLFLMLSDRNEPSQVVGRGTLGGNPGGVVSAETFQWWANMVEQNRDSIVITVHHYVLKDTTVASGEWEGVRRGADGKLYEHYHRPFPEGTPQGASYLYWVGGKPDSGAFERYLTEHPGAVALWLAGHTHTNPDDSHGGKTHIEQAWGGTYFMNVASLSRHHMPITTLPISRLLTFRPGSHEVRVQCYLHTDQHAPQGWYPAAERTLTLEKPFTW; encoded by the coding sequence ATGGCGACACAGCAGGGTGACTTTCGGCTGTGGGCATTCGGCGATGCCCATGTCGGAACCGACAGGCAGTCCGGCCGGGAGAGCCTCGCCGAGGCCATCCGGCAGTCTGAATTCGGTGGAGCACAAGGTGGCCCGCCGTTCGACTGGGACATCGCCGTCGACGTCGGTGACATGTCCGGCGCGCATCACAGCCTGCCCGACGACGCCGAAGGGCGGGAGGTCCGCCGGCAGTTCTCGGCATTGCGCAAGCACCGCCGCGAGGACGTGTATTCGGTGTGCGGAAACCACGACCGCAGCGGTCTTTCCGAACCCGACGCGTGGTGGTGGCAGAAGTGGATCGATCCGCTGGGCCTGCACACCGCACACTCCGGCGTCGAAGCCGATGCCCGGCCGTATGCGGTTACCGGCACCTGGGAACGCTATTCGTTCCGGGTGGGCAATCTGCTCTTCCTGATGCTCAGCGACCGCAACGAGCCGTCCCAGGTCGTCGGACGGGGCACGCTCGGCGGCAACCCGGGTGGGGTGGTCTCCGCCGAGACGTTCCAGTGGTGGGCGAACATGGTTGAACAGAACCGTGATTCGATCGTCATCACGGTGCACCACTACGTCCTCAAGGACACCACGGTGGCGTCGGGGGAGTGGGAGGGGGTGCGCCGCGGCGCGGACGGGAAACTCTATGAGCACTACCATCGCCCGTTCCCGGAGGGGACGCCTCAGGGCGCGTCCTACCTGTACTGGGTCGGCGGTAAGCCGGACTCCGGGGCTTTCGAGCGGTACCTCACCGAGCATCCGGGTGCGGTCGCGCTGTGGCTGGCCGGCCATACCCATACCAACCCCGACGATTCCCACGGCGGCAAGACTCACATCGAGCAGGCCTGGGGTGGAACCTATTTCATGAATGTGGCGTCATTGAGTCGCCACCACATGCCGATCACGACCCTGCCGATCAGCAGGTTGCTCACATTTCGTCCCGGCAGCCACGAGGTACGGGTGCAGTGCTATCTGCACACCGACCAACATGCTCCGCAGGGCTGGTACCCGGCTGCGGAGCGCACGCTCACCCTGGAAAAGCCGTTCACCTGGTAG